One Saimiri boliviensis isolate mSaiBol1 chromosome 17, mSaiBol1.pri, whole genome shotgun sequence genomic window carries:
- the CDK5R1 gene encoding cyclin-dependent kinase 5 activator 1: MGTVLSLSPSYRKATLFEDGAATVGHYTAVQNSKNAKDKNLKRHSIISVLPWKRIVAVSAKKKNSKKVQPNSSYQNNITHLNNENLKKSLSCANLSTFAQPPPAQPPAPPASQLSGSQTGGSSSVKKAPHPAVTSAGTPKRVIVQASTSELLRCLGEFLCRRCYRLKHLSPTDPVLWLRSVDRSLLLQGWQDQGFITPANVVFLYMLCRDVISSEVGSDHELQAVLLTCLYLSYSYMGNEISYPLKPFLVESCKEAFWDRCLSVINLMSSKMLQINADPHYFTQVFSDLKNESGQEDKKRLLLGLDR, encoded by the coding sequence ATGGGCACGGTGCTGTCCCTGTCCCCCAGCTACCGGAAGGCCACGCTATTTGAGGATGGCGCGGCCACCGTGGGCCACTACACGGCCGTGCAGAACAGCAAGAACGCCAAGGACAAGAACCTGAAGCGCCACTCCATCATCTCCGTGCTGCCTTGGAAAAGGATCGTGGCCGTGTCGGCCAAGAAGAAGAACTCCAAGAAGGTGCAGCCCAACAGCAGCTACCAGAACAACATCACGCACCTCAACAATGAGAACCTGAAGAAGTCGCTGTCGTGCGCCAACCTGTCCACATTCGCCCAGCCCCCACCGGCCCAGCCGCCCGCACCTCCGGCCAGCCAGCTCTCGGGCTCCCAGACCGGGGGCTCCTCCTCGGTCAAGAAGGCCCCTCACCCTGCCGTCACCTCCGCAGGGACGCCCAAACGGGTTATCGTCCAGGCGTCCACGAGCGAGCTGTTGCGCTGCCTGGGTGAGTTTCTCTGCCGCCGGTGCTACCGCCTGAAGCACCTGTCTCCCACGGACCCCGTGCTCTGGCTGCGCAGCGTGGACCGCTCGCTGCTTCTGCAGGGCTGGCAGGACCAGGGCTTCATCACGCCGGCCAACGTGGTCTTCCTCTACATGCTCTGCAGGGATGTTATCTCCTCGGAGGTGGGCTCGGATCACGAGCTGCAGGCCGTCCTGCTGACCTGCCTGTACCTCTCCTACTCCTACATGGGCAACGAGATCTCCTACCCGCTCAAGCCCTTCCTGGTGGAGAGTTGCAAGGAGGCCTTTTGGGACCGTTGCCTCTCTGTCATCAACCTCATGAGCTCCAAGATGCTGCAGATAAATGCCGACCCACACTACTTCACACAGGTCTTCTCCGACCTGAAGAATGAGAGCGGCCAGGAGGACAAGAAACGGCTCCTTCTAGGCCTGGATCGGTGA